CTCTCCGTCGACCCCGCCAACCGCGAGGTCGTCCTCAGTGAGCCCGGCGCCGTCCCGAAGGCCCTCGGCGAGGTCGACGTGGTCTTCCCGATGCTGCATGGCCCGTACGGCGAGGACGGCACCCTCCAGGGCCTCCTGGAGCTCTCCGGCGTCCCCTACGTCGGCGCGGGCGTCCTTGCCTCCGCCGTCGGCCAGGACAAGGAGTACATGAAGCGGGTCTTCATCTCCTTCGGCCTCCCGGTCGGCCCGTACGTGGTGATCCGCCCCCGCGAGTGGGAGCAGAACCAGGCCGCCGCCCGCAAGAAGATCGTCGAGTTCGCCGCCGACCACGGCTGGCCGCTCTTCGTGAAGCCGGCCCGTGGCGGCTCCTCCATGGGCATCACCAAGGTCGACGACCTCTCGGGCCTGGACGAGGCCATCGAGGAGGCCCGCCGCCACGACCCCAAGATCCTCGTCGAGTCGCTGCTGCGCGGCCGCGAGATCGAGTGCGGCGTCCTGGAGTTCGAGGACGGCCCGCGGGCCAGTGTCCCGGCCGAGATCCCGCCGGTCACGGACCACGACTTCTACGACTTCGAGGCCAAGTACATCGACTCGGCCTCCGGCATCGTGCCCGCCCCGATCGGGGACGAGGCCACCGCCGAGATCCAGCGCCTGGCCGTCGCCGCCTACGAGGCGGTCTCCTGCGAGGGCCTGGTGCGCGCCGACTTCTTCCTCACGGAGGACGGCGACTTCGTCATCAACGAGATCAACACGATGCCCGGCTTCACGCCGATCTCCATGTACCCGCGCATGTGGCAGGAGAGCGGCGTCAGCTACCCCGAGCTCGTCGACCGGCTCATCCAGGCCGCGCTGACCCGCTCCACGGGCCTGCGCTGACCCGACGGCACTCCGGAAGACCGTGCCGCCGCCTCTCAGAGGCTGGGCGGCACGGTCTTCCGTACGGGAGTGGCGAGATCCGCGAGCGGTGTGGCGTCGTGCGTGTACCGCTCGTCCATCTGCACCTCGACGTACGTCTTGCGGTACACCGAGGTGAAACGGGGCCCGCCGCCCTCCGGCCGCTCCAGCATCCAGTTCACGCCGTTCGCCTCGACGGCCTGCGCGTTCGGATCGCTCATCTTTTCGGGCCGGGGCACCCCGCAGCGCAGTACGATCGCACCGTCACCCCAGCCGGCGGTCAACTCGGAGCCGGGCTCCGGGTCACTCCGCTCCAGCCCCGCCACGGTGTCGGGAAGCTCCTTCGCCAGGTCCTGGCAGAGGGCCGCCTCCGCCGCCGGGGGCCGGGGAACCGCGACGGACGCCCCGGCGTCCGACGAGGAACAACCGGTGGCGGCCAGCAGCAGGACGGTCGCCGCGACGGCGGCGGGCAGGCCGAAGGGCCGGTGGGATGACATCACCGGCCAAGCGTAGACGGGGGCTACAGATGAACGACCGGGCAGGTGAGGGTGCGCGTGATGCCGTCCACTTGCTGGACCTTGGCGACCACCATGCGGCCCAAATCATCGACCGTGTCGGCCTGCGCGCGCACGATCACGTCGTACGGACCGGTCACATCTTCGGCCTGGAGCACCCCCGGGATCTTGGAGATGGTCTCGGCGACGGTCGACGCCTTGCCCACCTCGGTCTGGATGAGGATGTACGCCTGAACCACGGAACCTCCAGGGCGACCACGAGGATCTTGTGGGAGAAAGAGACGCCACGGTACCGCGTCGCCGCGGGCCGCGGGGAGACCTGCGTGTCCCGGGGCGCTCGCGTTGTGGTGTACGCACGACAGAAGTTGACGGTCTACTTGACGGTACCCAGCATGGTGACGGCCCGCGACCCGCGGCGCGCCCAGACGCGCCCCCGCCCGCCGGCCGGCACGAAGACACGAGGTGAGGCGCGGTGAAGGGCACAGTCGGAGAGCTGGGCGAGTTCGGGCTCATCAGAGAGCTCACGTCCCGGCTCACCTCCACCCCGGCGGTACGGATCGGGCCCGGCGACGACGCCGCGGTCGTCTCCGCCCCCGACCGGCGCGTGGTGGCCAGCACGGACATCCTCCTCGAAGGACGTCACTTCCGCCGCGACTGGTCGACGGCGTACGACGTCGGCCGCAAGGCCGCCGCGCAGAACCTCGCCGACATCGCCGCCATGGGCGCGGTCCCCACCGCGCTCCTCCTCGGCCTCGTCGTCCCCGCCGAACTTCCCGCCACCTGGCCCGTCGAACTCATGGACGGGCTGCGCGACGAATGTCAGGTCGCTGGCGCCGCGGTGGTCGGCGGCGACGTCGTCCGCGGCGACACCATCACCATCGCCATCACCGCCCTCGGCGACCTGCGCAACCACGACCCGGTGACCCGGGGCGGGGCCCAGCCCGGCGACGTCGTCGCCTACACCGGCTGGCTCGGCTGGTCCGCCGCCGGCTACGCGGTCCTCTCCCGCGGCTTCCGCTCCCCCCGCGCCTTCGTCGAGGCCCACCGCAGGCCCGAGCCGCCGTACCACGCGGGCCCCGCGGCCGCGGGACTCGGCGCCACCGCCATGTGCGACGTCAGCGACGGCCTCATCGCCGACCTCGGCCACATCGCCGAGGCCAGCAAGGTCCGCATCGACCTGCACTCCGGGCTCATCGACATCCCCACCCAGATGAACGACATCGGCCAGGCCGTCGGCGTCGACCCCATGCAGTGGGTGCTCACCGGGGGAGAGGACCACGCCATCGTGGCCACCTTCCCGCCGGACGTGAAGCTCCCCGCCCGCTGGAAGGTCATCGGCGAGGTCCTCAACCCCTCGGCGCTGCCGCAGGTCACCGTGGACGGCGCCCCCTGGCACAGCGCGGGCGGCTGGGACCACTTCGGGGAGACGGAGTGACGGCTCGGCCCCCGCTCGTGCTCACCGTCGCCGGATCCGACTCCGGCGGCGGCGCCGGCATCCAGGCCGACCTGAAGACCATGCTCGCCCTCGGCGTCCACGGCATGAGCGTGCTCACCGCCGTCACCGCGCAGAACTCGCGGGGCGTCCAGGGCGCCTGGGAGCTGCCGGCGGAAGCCGTACGCGCCCAGTACCGGGCCGTCGTCGACGACATCGGCGTGCAGGCCGTGAAGACCGGCATGCTGGCCTCCGCCGACCTCGTCGAGACCGTGGCCGAGCTGCTCGCCGGGACGGCGGCACCGGTGGTCGTGGACCCGGTCGGGGTCTCCAAGCACGGGGACGCGCTGCTCGCGGCCTCCGCGCTCGACTCCGTTCGTACGAGACTGCTGCCGGTCGCGACCGTCGCCACGCCCAACCTGGACGAGGTGGCGCAGCTCACAGGCGTGCACGTCGTGCACGAGAGCGACATGAGGTCGGCGGCGGAGGCGATCCTCTCGTACGGGCCGCGCTGGGCCCTGATCAAGGGCGGGCACCTGCCGACGGGCCAGGAGGCCGTGGACCTGCTCACGGACGGCACGGAGGAGCACTGGCTGCGCGCGCCCCGGCACGACAACCGGCACACCCACGGCACGGGCTGCACGCTCGCCTCGGCGGTGGCCGCGGGGCTCGCCGGGGGCCTGCCGGTGCCGGAGGCGGTGCGACGGGCCAAGGAGTACGTGACCGGGGCCATCGCCGCAGGATTCGCCCTGGGCTCGGGCATAGGCCCGGTCGACCACGGCTGGAAGTTCAGGAAGTAACCACTTCGGGAGCCGCCCGCTCACAGAGCGTGACCGTGCCAGGGCAAGGCAAGAGGCCGGTTCACCTAGGTGAACCGGCCTCTCAAGGCAACCGCAGGGGCTGCGCTACGACGAAACGTCGCAATTAGCGCGAGACCTTGCCGGCCTTGATGCACGAGGTGCAGACGTTGAGCCGCTTCGGCGTCCGACCGACCACGGCACGCACGCGCTGGATGTTCGGGTTCCAGCGACGGGACGTACGGCGGTGCGAGTGCGAAATGTTGTTGCCGAAGCCCGGCCCCTTGCCGCAGACGTCGCAGTTGGCAGCCACGGGTCACTCCAAAGACTTCAGAATTACAGTGAAATCCGGCGCACCGGAATCAGGAGTCTGAAGTGGCTTGCCGGGGGATGGCCCGGTGTGAACCGGGCAACCGAAGCAGCATACAACGCCTGCTTCGGTGGAACGAAACTACCATGGTCTGCGCCGACCTCGCCCCCGGCCCAGGCCACTGGGGGTCCCCCCTGCTCGAGCGAAGCCGAGAGCTTGGGGGAAGGACACCCCGGGTCTACCCTGCGGTGAGCTCACCGCCGAAGGAGGCCCCCTGTTGTCGCGAGCCCTTCAGCCTTTCGAGGAGCTCGTCGAGCTCGACGCCGAAGCGCTCCGGACCTGGTCCGCGCGGGCGCTTGACGCCCTCGGGCGGGAGCGCGAGGAGATCGACGCGATCAACGTCTACCCGGTCGCGGACGGGGACACCGGCACCAACCTGTACCTGACGGCGGAAGCCGCCCACCAGGCCGTCGAGGCCGTCTTCGCGGCCGCCGAACCCGACGCCGGCGAGACCGTACGGGCCATGGCGCACGGCGCCCTGCTCGGCGCCCGCGGCAACTCCGGGACGATCCTCGCCCAGCTGCTGCGCGGCATGGCGGGCGTGCTCGCCGACGGACGTGACGGTGATCACCTCGCCCGCGCCCTCGCCGAGGCCGCCACCGCGGCCCGCCTCGCCGTCGCCCATCCCGTCGAGGGCACGATCCTCACGGTGGCCTCCGCCGCCGCGCGGGCCTGCACGGGGGGCGGCGGGCTCGCGGAGGTGGCGGAAGACGCCTACGAGGGGGCCAGGGAGGCCCTGGCGACCACCCGGGGGCAACTGGACGTCCTCACCCGCGCCGGAGTCGTGGACGCCGGCGGACGGGGCCTGGTGGCCGTCCTCGGGGCCCTCGTGGAGACCGTCACCGGACGGACACCGCCCGGCCCGGAGACACCGCCGCACGGCGTGGTCGTACCCGCGGGCCCCCTCGCACCCGAGGAGTGCGGCACCCAGGACGGACCCGCCTACGAGGTGATCTACCTCCTGGAGGCCGAGGACGCGTCCGTGGAGCTGCTGCGGGCCCGGCTCGACACGCTGGGGGAGTCCCTCGTCGTCGTCGGCGGTGACGGGCTGTGGAACGTCCACGTGCACGTCGACGACGCGGGCGCCGCCGTCGAGGCCGGCGTCGAGGCCGGACGGCCGCACCGGATCCGTATCACCCACTTCGCGAGCACCGTGCCGGCCGCGGCCGACGGCCCCGGGGAACGGGCCCAGCGCGCCGTCGTCGCCGTCGTCCCCGGCGAGGGCCTGGCCGGGCTCTGCGCCGAGGCCGGCGCCACCACCGTCCAGACCCGGCCCGGCGAACCGCCCGCCGGAGACGAACTCGTCGACGCCATCCGGCGGGCGCACGCACGCGAGGTCGTCCTCCTGCCCAACGACACCGAGCTGCGCCAGACGGCCGCGGCGGCCGCCGAACGGGCCAGGGCGGAGGGCATCCGTGTCGCCCTCATCCCGACCCGGGCCGCCGTCCAGGGCATCGCCGCCCTCGCCGTCCACGAACCGGACCGCAGCTTCGACGAGGACGTCGTCGCCATGACGGCCGCCGCCGGCGCCACCCGCTACGCCGAACTCGCCGTCGCCGAACGCCAGTCCTTCACCTCGGCCGGTGTCTGCCAGGCCGGCGACGTCCTCGGCCTCATCGAGGGCGACGTCGCGGTCATCGGCCAGGACCTCACCGACACCGCCCGCACCGTCCTGGACCGCATGCTCTCGGCGGGCGGCGAACTCGTCACCCTGATCGTCTCCGACGACACCCCGCCCGACCTCGCCGCCGCCCTGGAGAGCCACGTCCGCCGCGGCTACCTGGCCGTCGACACCACCACGTACCACGCGGGAGAGGGCGCGCCGCCGCTGCTCATCGGAGTGGAATGACCCGACTGTCGGTGCCGTGGTGTGCAATGGAACGCGTGCCCGTGCTCGACGAACCACTCAAGAAGTCCCTCGGCCCCGCCACCGCCAAGGTCATGGCCGAGGCACTCGACCTGCACACGGTCGGTGACCTGCTCCACCACTACCCCCGCCGGTACGCCGAGCGCGGGGAGCTGACGACGCTCTCCGACCTGCCGCTCGACGAGCACGTCACGGTGGTCGCCCAGGTCGCCGACGCCCGCGTGCTCACCTTCAACGGCTCCAAGGGACGCGGCCAGCGCCTCGAAGTGACCATCACGGACGGCAGCGGCCGCCTCCAACTGGTCTTCTTCGGCAAGGGCGTGCACAAGCCGCACAAGGACCTGCTGCCCGGCACCCGTGCGATGTTCTCCGGCAAGGTCTCGCTCTTCAACCGGCGCCTCCAGCTCGCCCACCCCGCGTACGAACTCCTCCGCGGCGATGGCGAGGAGGCCGTGGACACCTGGGCCGGAGCCCTCATCCCGATCTACCCGGCCACCACCAAACTGGAGTCCTGGAAGATCGCCAAGGCGGTCGACGCCGTGCTGCCGAGCGCCGCCGACGCCGTCGACCCCCTGCCGCCCGCCCTGCGAGAGGGCCGCGGCCTCGCCGAGCTCCCCGACGCCCTGCGGAAGATCCACCGCCCCCGTACGAAGGCGGACGTCGCCGACGCCCGCGACCGGCTCAAGTGGGACGAGGCCTTCGTCCTCCAGGTCGCCCTCGCCCGCCGCCGGCACGCCGACACCCAGCTTCCCGCCGTCGCCCGGCGCCCCGTGCCCGGCGCCATCCTCGACGCCTTCGACGCCAAGCTCCCCTTCACCCTCACCGACGGCCAGCAGAAGGTCTCCCGCGAGATCTTCGACGACCTCGCCACCGAACACCCCATGCACCGGCTCCTCCAGGGAGAAGTCGGTTCGGGCAAGACGATGGTGGCCCTGCGCGCCATGCTCGCCGTCGTCGACTCCGGGGGACAGGCCGCGATGCTCGCCCCCACCGAGGTCCTCGCCCAGCAGCACCACCGCTCGGTCACCGAGATGATGGGCGAGCTCGCCGAGGGCGGGATGCTCGGCGGCGCCGAGCGCGCCACCAAGGTCGTCCTGCTCACCGGCTCCATGGGCATGGCCGCCCGCCGACAGGCCCTCCTCGACCTCGTCACCGGCGAGGCCGGGATCGTCATCGGCACGCACGCGCTGATCGAGGACAAGGTCCAGTTCCACGACCTCGGCCTGGTCGTCGTCGACGAGCAGCACCGCTTCGGCGTCGAGCAGCGCGACGCCCTGCGCGGCAAGGGGAAGCAGCCGCCTCACCTCCTGGTGATGACCGCCACCCCCATCCCGCGCACCGTCGCCATGACCGTCTTCGGTGACCTGGAGACCTCCGTCCTCGACCAGCTCCCGGCCGGCCGCTCCCCGATCGCCACCCACGTCGTCCCCGCCGCCGACAAACCGCACTTCCTCGCGCGGGCCTGGGAGCGCGTGCGCGAGGAGGTCGAGAACGGCCACCAGGCGTACGTGGTCTGCCCCCGCATCGGCGACGAGGAGGACCAGAAGAAGAAGTCCAAGGCCTCCGCCGAGGACGAGGCCGAGAAGCGTCCGCCGCTCGCCGTCCTGGAGGTCGCGGAGAAGCTCCGTACGGGCCCCCTCGCGGGCCTGCGGATCGCCGTCCTGCACGGGCGCATGCACCCCGACGACAAGGACGACGTCATGCGCCGCTACGCCGCCGGCGAGCTCGACGTCCTCGTCGCCACCACCGTCATCGAGGTCGGCGTCAACGTGCCCAACGCCACGGCCATGGTGATCATGGACGCCGACCGGTTCGGCGTCTCCCAGCTCCACCAGCTCCGCGGCCGCGTCGGCCGAGGCTCCGCCCCCGGGCTCTGCCTCCTCGTCTCCGAGATGCCCGAGGCGAGCCCCGCCCGGCAGCGCCTCGCCGCCGTCGCCGCCACCCTCGACGGCTTCGAGCTCTCCCGTATCGACCTCGAACAGCGCCGCGAGGGCGACGTCCTCGGCCAGGCCCAGTCCGGCGTCCGCTCCTCCCTGAAGATGCTCACCGTCATCGACGACGAGGAGGTCATCGCCGCCGCCCGCGAGGAGGCCACCACCCTGGTCCTCGCCGACCCGGACCTCACCGCCCACCCCGGCCTGCGCACCGCCCTCGAAGCCCTGCTCGACAAGGACCGGGAGGAGTACCTGGAGAAGGGCTGACCCCAGGGCGACGGCAACCGCCATAAGCTGATGCGTACGCACTGGCTCATGGAGAACGAGGACACCGATGACCCGCGTGATCGCCGGCACCGCCGGCGGACGCCGACTGGCCGTGCCCCCCGGCACCGGCACCCGCCCCACCTCCGACCGGGCGCGCGAGGGCCTCTTCTCCACCTGGGAGGCATTCCTCGGCACCCTCGACGGGACCCGGGTCGCCGACCTGTACGCGGGTTCCGGCGCCGTCGGCCTCGAAGCGCTCTCCCGGGGCGCGGTCCACGCGCTCCTCGTCGAGGCCGAGCCCCGCGCCGCGAAGACGATCCGCGAGAACATCACGTCGCTCGGCCTGCCGGGCGCCGAACTCCGCACCGGCAAGGCGGAACAGATCGTGACGGGACCGGCCCCGGCCGACCCGTACGACCTGGTCTTCCTCGACCCTCCGTACGCCGTCGCGGACGACGATCTTCGCGAGATCCTGCTCACACTCCGCTCGGAGGGCTGGCTCACGGGCGATGCTCTCGTCACCGTGGAGCGCAGCACCAGAGGCGGGGAGTTCGACTGGCCGGCCGGTTTCGAGCCACTGCGGGCCCGTCGTTACGGCGAGGGAACGTTTTGGTACGGTCGCGCCGCCTCTACGTGCGAAGACGCACGATGACCGGACCGGAGAGCGAGGGACCCACGTTGCGCCGCGCCGTATGTCCGGGGTCATTCGACCCCATCACCAACGGACATCTCGACATCATCGCCCGCGCCTCCAAGCTGTACGACGTCGTACATGTCGCGGTGATGATCAACCAGTCCAAGAAGGGGCTGTTCACGGTCGAGGAGCGGATCGACCTGATCCGCGAGGTCACCGCCGGCTTCGGCAACGTCGAGGTGGAGGCCTTCCACGGGCTGCTCGTCGACTTCTGCAAGCAGCGCGACATCCCCGCGATCGTCAAGGGCCTGCGCGCGGTCAGCGACTTCGACTACGAGTTGCAGATGGCGCAGATGAACATCGGCCTCTCGGGCGTGGAGACCCTCTTCGTCCCCACCAACCCGACGTACAGCTTCCTCTCCTCCTCGCTGGTCAAGGAGGTGGCGGCCTGGGGCGGCGACGTCTCGCACCTGGTCCCGCCGCAGGTCCTCGGCCGGCTGACCGAGCGCCTCGCGCAGAAGTGACACCCGGCCACCTCCACTGACGCTCCGTCACCTGGTGTCGGACGGGAGCCGACTGCCCTTACAGTCGTCCCGTCCGTCTCCATCCAGCTGTAGAGAGTGGCGAGCACCCGGTGGACGTGCAGAAGAAGCTCGACGAGATCGTCGCGACCGTGCAGGGCGCCCGTTCCATGCCCATGTCGGCATCCTGTGTGGTCAACCGGGCCGAGCTGCTCGCCCTGCTCGAAGAGGTACGGGACGCCCTGCCCGGCTCCCTCGCCCAGGCCCAGGAGCTGATCGGCGGCCGTGAGCAGCTGGTCGAGCAGGCCCGCCAGGAGGCCGACCGGATCATCGAGGCCGCCCACGCCGAGCGCGGTTCGATCGTCTCCGACACCCAGGTCGCCCGGGAGTCGCAGGGCGAGGCGGACCGGATCCTCGCCGAGGCCCGCCGCGAGGCCGAGGAGGTCCGGGCCGAGGCCGACGACTACGTCGACTCCAAGCTCGCCAACTTCGAGGTGGTCCTCAACAAGACCATCGGCTCCGTCGACCGGGGCCGCGAGAAGCTCCTCGGCCGCGGCCCGGGCCTCGACCCGAACGGGTACGCGGACGAGGACGCCCCCGAGTACAGCGCGGACCCGCAGACCCTGATCAGCCGGGCCGACGAGTACGTGGACGCCAAGCTCGGCGCCTTCGAGGCGGTGCTCAGCAAGACCCTGGAGGCCGTCGGACGCGGCCGGCAGAAGCTGCACGGCCGGATCGCCACCGACGACCTCGGCGAGCACATGGCCGCCCAGGACGGCCTCGGCGGCACGGTGCACACCAGCGACGCCGACTACCTCGCCGGGCTCGCGGAGCTCGCCGACCCCCAGCCGGCCCCGATCGCCGCGCAGGCCCCCGCGCAGATCCCGGCCCAGCAGCAGCCCGACCCGTACGGGTACCAGCAGCAGCCTCAGCAGCCGCAGCAGGACCCGGCGTACGGCTACCAGCAGCAGCCGGACCCGTACGGGTACCAGCAGCAGCCCGACCCGTACGCGTACCAGGGTCAGTACGGCTACGAGCAGCAGCACGTGTACCAGCCGCAGGCCCCGCAGCAGGCGCCGTCCGCCGCGCTCGACGAGACCAGTTTCTTCGACACGAGCATGATCGACCTGGAGCAGTTGCGCCGGTACGAACAGGGGCAGTAATGGGGCCCGGGCCCCGGATTGGGCCCTGAGCGAAGAGTCACGTATCCTGGCTCTTCGATCGCGCGTATTCCGCGATCCGTGCTGCCCACGTCTGGCAGCCCCCACACGATTCGAAAGCGGGAAGAGCCCTGAGCACGCGCCTTGACCACCGCAACCCCCTCGTGTTCGACACGCACGAGCTGGGGCGGCGTCCTGGCGCCCTCCAGAGGATCTCGCGCACGGTCGAGGCCCCCACGGCCCTCGGCGTCGAAGGGGTCATCGGAGTGCCCGAGGGCGCTTCCGTGGAAATCGATCTCCGTCTTGAGTCGGTCATGGAAGGGGTGCTTGTCACAGGCACCGCCCGTGCATCGGCCGAGGGGGAGTGCGTAAGGTGTCTGGAGCCCGTCGAGCTGGAGCTCGACGTGGACTTCCAGGAGATGTTCTCGTACCCCGACTCCGACGACCGGGGCCGCTCCAAGGCGGCCGCGGACGACGAAGCCGAGGAAGACGAGAGCATGACCCCCCTCGAGGACGGCATGTTCGACCTCGAACCTTTGCTGCTTGATGCGGTGGTGCTCGCACTGCCGATGCAGCCGGTGTGCCGGGAAGACTGTGCGGGTCTGTGCTCCGAGTGTGGAGCCGACCTGAACGAGAACCCTGGCCACCACCATGATGCCGTCGACGCCCGTTGGGCGGCATTGCAGGGACTCGCCGGTTCGCTGGGAACCGATGAGAAGGACAACATGAGCGGCAAAGCCTCTGACGGGGACGTCCGAAGCGCCGCCGAGAAGCAGGAGAAGTAGCCGTGGCTGTTCCGAAGCGGAAGATGTCGCGCAGCAACACGCGCCACCGCCGGTCGCAGTGGAAGGCTGCGGTCCCCACCCTGGTTTCGTGTGAGCGTTGCCAGGAGCCGAAGCTGCAGCACATCGCGTGCCCGAGCTGCGGCACCTACAACAAGCGCCAGGTCCTCTCGGTCTGATTGGGCTGGTGAGAGGCGCAATGTCTGAGTCCCGCAAGACGGACGACAAGACGGACCATGCCTCGTCCCACACGCTTCTGGAAGGGCGGCTCGGCTATCGGCTCGAGTCCGCCCTTCTGGTGCGTGCACTGACCCACCGTTCGTTCGCGTACGAGAACGGCGGTCTGCCCACCAACGAGCGGCTGGAGTTCCTCGGGGACTCCGTGCTGGGCCTGGTGGTCACGGACACGCTGTACCGCACCCACCCCGACCTGCCCGAAGGCCAGCTGGCCAAGTTGCGGGCCGCGGTGGTCAACTCACGTGCACTTGCGGAGGTCAGTCGCGGCCTCGAACTCGGCTCCTTCATCCGGCTCGGCCGGGGCGAAGAGGGCACGGGTGGCCGGGACAAGGCGTCCATCCTCGCCGACACCCTTGAAGCGGTGATCGGCGCGGTCTATCTCGACCAGGGCCTCGACGCGGCGTCCGAGCTGGTTCACCGGCTCTTCGACCCGCTGATCGAGAAGTCCTCGAACCTCGGTGCCGGCCTGGACTGGAAGACCAGTCTCCAGGAGCTCACCGCGGCCGAGGGCCTGGGTGTGCCCGAGTACCTCGTCTCCGAAGAGGGCCCGGACCACGAGAAGGTCTTCACTGCTGCCGCCCGCGTCGGTGGTGTCTCGTACGGCACCGGCACCGGCCGCAGCAAGAAGGAAGCGGAACAGCAGGCGGCGGAGTCCGCGTGGCGTGCGATTCGCGCGGCCGCGGACGAGCGCGTGGCGGCGGCCAAGGCCGCTGCCGAAGCCGGCACGGGAGAGGTCGCCGACCCCTCTCCGTCCACTC
Above is a genomic segment from Streptomyces sp. NBC_00094 containing:
- the recG gene encoding ATP-dependent DNA helicase RecG → MERVPVLDEPLKKSLGPATAKVMAEALDLHTVGDLLHHYPRRYAERGELTTLSDLPLDEHVTVVAQVADARVLTFNGSKGRGQRLEVTITDGSGRLQLVFFGKGVHKPHKDLLPGTRAMFSGKVSLFNRRLQLAHPAYELLRGDGEEAVDTWAGALIPIYPATTKLESWKIAKAVDAVLPSAADAVDPLPPALREGRGLAELPDALRKIHRPRTKADVADARDRLKWDEAFVLQVALARRRHADTQLPAVARRPVPGAILDAFDAKLPFTLTDGQQKVSREIFDDLATEHPMHRLLQGEVGSGKTMVALRAMLAVVDSGGQAAMLAPTEVLAQQHHRSVTEMMGELAEGGMLGGAERATKVVLLTGSMGMAARRQALLDLVTGEAGIVIGTHALIEDKVQFHDLGLVVVDEQHRFGVEQRDALRGKGKQPPHLLVMTATPIPRTVAMTVFGDLETSVLDQLPAGRSPIATHVVPAADKPHFLARAWERVREEVENGHQAYVVCPRIGDEEDQKKKSKASAEDEAEKRPPLAVLEVAEKLRTGPLAGLRIAVLHGRMHPDDKDDVMRRYAAGELDVLVATTVIEVGVNVPNATAMVIMDADRFGVSQLHQLRGRVGRGSAPGLCLLVSEMPEASPARQRLAAVAATLDGFELSRIDLEQRREGDVLGQAQSGVRSSLKMLTVIDDEEVIAAAREEATTLVLADPDLTAHPGLRTALEALLDKDREEYLEKG
- a CDS encoding DAK2 domain-containing protein, producing the protein MSRALQPFEELVELDAEALRTWSARALDALGREREEIDAINVYPVADGDTGTNLYLTAEAAHQAVEAVFAAAEPDAGETVRAMAHGALLGARGNSGTILAQLLRGMAGVLADGRDGDHLARALAEAATAARLAVAHPVEGTILTVASAAARACTGGGGLAEVAEDAYEGAREALATTRGQLDVLTRAGVVDAGGRGLVAVLGALVETVTGRTPPGPETPPHGVVVPAGPLAPEECGTQDGPAYEVIYLLEAEDASVELLRARLDTLGESLVVVGGDGLWNVHVHVDDAGAAVEAGVEAGRPHRIRITHFASTVPAAADGPGERAQRAVVAVVPGEGLAGLCAEAGATTVQTRPGEPPAGDELVDAIRRAHAREVVLLPNDTELRQTAAAAAERARAEGIRVALIPTRAAVQGIAALAVHEPDRSFDEDVVAMTAAAGATRYAELAVAERQSFTSAGVCQAGDVLGLIEGDVAVIGQDLTDTARTVLDRMLSAGGELVTLIVSDDTPPDLAAALESHVRRGYLAVDTTTYHAGEGAPPLLIGVE
- a CDS encoding DUF3515 domain-containing protein, whose amino-acid sequence is MSSHRPFGLPAAVAATVLLLAATGCSSSDAGASVAVPRPPAAEAALCQDLAKELPDTVAGLERSDPEPGSELTAGWGDGAIVLRCGVPRPEKMSDPNAQAVEANGVNWMLERPEGGGPRFTSVYRKTYVEVQMDERYTHDATPLADLATPVRKTVPPSL
- the rsmD gene encoding 16S rRNA (guanine(966)-N(2))-methyltransferase RsmD; the encoded protein is MTRVIAGTAGGRRLAVPPGTGTRPTSDRAREGLFSTWEAFLGTLDGTRVADLYAGSGAVGLEALSRGAVHALLVEAEPRAAKTIRENITSLGLPGAELRTGKAEQIVTGPAPADPYDLVFLDPPYAVADDDLREILLTLRSEGWLTGDALVTVERSTRGGEFDWPAGFEPLRARRYGEGTFWYGRAASTCEDAR
- the coaD gene encoding pantetheine-phosphate adenylyltransferase — protein: MRRAVCPGSFDPITNGHLDIIARASKLYDVVHVAVMINQSKKGLFTVEERIDLIREVTAGFGNVEVEAFHGLLVDFCKQRDIPAIVKGLRAVSDFDYELQMAQMNIGLSGVETLFVPTNPTYSFLSSSLVKEVAAWGGDVSHLVPPQVLGRLTERLAQK
- a CDS encoding Lrp/AsnC family transcriptional regulator, whose protein sequence is MVQAYILIQTEVGKASTVAETISKIPGVLQAEDVTGPYDVIVRAQADTVDDLGRMVVAKVQQVDGITRTLTCPVVHL
- a CDS encoding thiamine-phosphate kinase, giving the protein MKGTVGELGEFGLIRELTSRLTSTPAVRIGPGDDAAVVSAPDRRVVASTDILLEGRHFRRDWSTAYDVGRKAAAQNLADIAAMGAVPTALLLGLVVPAELPATWPVELMDGLRDECQVAGAAVVGGDVVRGDTITIAITALGDLRNHDPVTRGGAQPGDVVAYTGWLGWSAAGYAVLSRGFRSPRAFVEAHRRPEPPYHAGPAAAGLGATAMCDVSDGLIADLGHIAEASKVRIDLHSGLIDIPTQMNDIGQAVGVDPMQWVLTGGEDHAIVATFPPDVKLPARWKVIGEVLNPSALPQVTVDGAPWHSAGGWDHFGETE
- the thiD gene encoding bifunctional hydroxymethylpyrimidine kinase/phosphomethylpyrimidine kinase; amino-acid sequence: MTARPPLVLTVAGSDSGGGAGIQADLKTMLALGVHGMSVLTAVTAQNSRGVQGAWELPAEAVRAQYRAVVDDIGVQAVKTGMLASADLVETVAELLAGTAAPVVVDPVGVSKHGDALLAASALDSVRTRLLPVATVATPNLDEVAQLTGVHVVHESDMRSAAEAILSYGPRWALIKGGHLPTGQEAVDLLTDGTEEHWLRAPRHDNRHTHGTGCTLASAVAAGLAGGLPVPEAVRRAKEYVTGAIAAGFALGSGIGPVDHGWKFRK
- a CDS encoding D-alanine--D-alanine ligase family protein; the protein is MSENTQSPRKPRVAVVFGGRSSEHAISVVTAGAVLSAIDRDKYDVLPIGITTDGRWALTADDPERMAIADRALPNVADLAESTEGGVVLSVDPANREVVLSEPGAVPKALGEVDVVFPMLHGPYGEDGTLQGLLELSGVPYVGAGVLASAVGQDKEYMKRVFISFGLPVGPYVVIRPREWEQNQAAARKKIVEFAADHGWPLFVKPARGGSSMGITKVDDLSGLDEAIEEARRHDPKILVESLLRGREIECGVLEFEDGPRASVPAEIPPVTDHDFYDFEAKYIDSASGIVPAPIGDEATAEIQRLAVAAYEAVSCEGLVRADFFLTEDGDFVINEINTMPGFTPISMYPRMWQESGVSYPELVDRLIQAALTRSTGLR
- the rpmB gene encoding 50S ribosomal protein L28, whose protein sequence is MAANCDVCGKGPGFGNNISHSHRRTSRRWNPNIQRVRAVVGRTPKRLNVCTSCIKAGKVSR